The DNA region ATGCTGCATTTGAAAAGCTGTCAATATCAAATATAACAAGTATCTGATCGTAGTCATCGGGATCAACAACATCAGAAAGTTTCATGTCAGCCTGCTTCATCCTGTTTGGATCTACCATGGTTATCCTGCTGTAATGGGCAGTATAGAAAGGCACGATGGTGTTTGCGTAACTTCCCTTGATAATAAGCAGCTTAGGGCTGTCTTTCAGGTTTGTGAATACATCTGTTCTTATGTACCTGTTACCCAGCAGAAAGATATCCGTCTTTTTACCGCTTTTAAGTGCCGATCTGAAATAAACCGACTCGGCTTCTTTGCTATCGGATGTTCCGTACATTCTGACCTTAGTCACAGGACTCTGATACTTCGACCTGAAAATATTTATCCTGTCAGGCTCGATGCTTCCTACCATCGCTTTGTCATACAGACTTCCTGTGAGGTTTGCATCGGCATATTCCTGATCGTAATTATCAAGAGATACGGCGGGGAAACCAAGTTGTCTGACGGATTCGGTGTAAGCGTAATATGCGCCGAAACTTGTCCACAGATCTTCTGTACGATAATAGACATACTCATCACGTGCCGAATAGAGCGGGTAAAAAGCATCGATGGAGATTATCCTCTTATCGAGCTGCATATAGGCATCATTGATCCTCTCCCGCTGATCTCCGCACCCAAGCAGTCCGGGAAGATCAGCACTGTATACTCCTCCGGCTGTAGGTGCAAGCATCATGTATATCGGACTTTCAGTGTTTGCCGCAAGTTCATTTATATATGCCACATTCTCGATCGTATTGTCATCGTCGTGATTATCTGATACCTTTACAAGACGATCCCCTGCTATGAATGTATCACCGAAACGCTTTCTGCCCACAAATCCCATCAGATTTCCGAACATGGAGCGCCAGTTTGAGTTCAAAGGAAAATTCTGCACAACGTATTCTGTACAGGCTTCCTTGGGAGTATCACTGTTTTTTGATATGTTCTCAAACGATATCTTTCCCTGAAAGAAAAGTGTGCTGACAGCAAACATTAAGAGTATCGCAAAAAAAGCTATAACTGTTATCGCATCTGAAAACTTTTTCACTCAGCACACCTCCTAGAACATATAAATGCAGTTATCGCCCGAAACAAGGAATGCCGTGCATATGATAAGCAGGGCTATGACCCATACGGGCTGTATTATGGTCGTCAGATATTCATTGTTAAAAACCTTTTTCCTCTTCAGATAACCGAAAGCGCCTAATGATACAACCAGCGCCATGATCATCGGCACACTGTAGCTGCCGAACAAATAGCTCGAAGCTGTATCAAGTGTGTTGTCGCCGCTTCCGAACATCGCCGATATGTACAGCAGTGCCTCAGCAGGCTCGGAGAAAGCCATAAAAGGGATTATGACCAGTGTCAGGAACAACAATAAAATGTATCTGACAAAGCCGGGCAGTTTTTTTTAGCGGACATTCCAGTATCTTTTCAAAACACAGCACTACTATAAGCGCTGCCCCGAACATAACCGACCTCATTGAAACACCATACCACAGCACTGCCAGCATAACCGAGAACATTATAGCTAAAAATTCTGAAAAACCGTTATCATCACGTTTTATTTTTCTATAAATATATTTTCTTGACCAGTGATAAAGCGAAGGGTTAGCGTGTCTGCACAGCCCTCTGAAACTCTTTGATTGTATCGTTACGGGAAGACTGTAGCACAGCTCTACACCCATCAGCGAGGCCATGCCACATGCCATACAGCAGAAAGCGCAGACTTCAAAGTAGAAGAACATGGCAAATCCCAGAGCACCAAGCCATGCAGCCGGTACAGGCATACTCTTCAAAGGTATGTCTGTTACATCATGCCACATATCATACATGGCGTTTGAAATGAAAAGCTTCATTATAAGACCCAGCATCAGCATTCTGACACCAACCGCGCATTTCGCAAAGCCGGGCTTGGGATCTTCAAACTGAGGCTTCATCTTATCAAAGCTTAGTATCGGTCCCGCGCCGAATGTCGGAAAGAATGCGATATACTCTGCTACTGTAGTGAACTTGTGTTCGCAGACATACTTCTTTTTGTAAACATCAATGCAGTATGCCACCGAATGCAGCGGCATGACCGACGCACCTATCGCAGCAGCACTTTTTACAAGTGATCTCTGCCCGAGGAGCGTCATAAGATCGGAGCCGTCAAATGCTGTGCGATGGAACAGCAGGAATACCGCCGCATTGATCGCGATCTCCAGCCCGAGAAAGACCTTTCCCCATATCTTATCCCTGAAATTATGTATGAAAATCCCGAACAGATATCCGCTCAGTATGCAGACACCCATTGGTATCAGTCCCACAGGGTCTGCCCAGAAAATAATTCCTGCTCCCGCAAGTATTACCAGAAGCCTTTTAAGAACCTTTGGTGTTATCAGATAA from Ruminococcus albus AD2013 includes:
- a CDS encoding DHHW family protein, which translates into the protein MKKFSDAITVIAFFAILLMFAVSTLFFQGKISFENISKNSDTPKEACTEYVVQNFPLNSNWRSMFGNLMGFVGRKRFGDTFIAGDRLVKVSDNHDDDNTIENVAYINELAANTESPIYMMLAPTAGGVYSADLPGLLGCGDQRERINDAYMQLDKRIISIDAFYPLYSARDEYVYYRTEDLWTSFGAYYAYTESVRQLGFPAVSLDNYDQEYADANLTGSLYDKAMVGSIEPDRINIFRSKYQSPVTKVRMYGTSDSKEAESVYFRSALKSGKKTDIFLLGNRYIRTDVFTNLKDSPKLLIIKGSYANTIVPFYTAHYSRITMVDPNRMKQADMKLSDVVDPDDYDQILVIFDIDSFSNAAYFDTLT
- a CDS encoding MBOAT family O-acyltransferase, yielding MSDISFLYFFLPVFMGIYLITPKVLKRLLVILAGAGIIFWADPVGLIPMGVCILSGYLFGIFIHNFRDKIWGKVFLGLEIAINAAVFLLFHRTAFDGSDLMTLLGQRSLVKSAAAIGASVMPLHSVAYCIDVYKKKYVCEHKFTTVAEYIAFFPTFGAGPILSFDKMKPQFEDPKPGFAKCAVGVRMLMLGLIMKLFISNAMYDMWHDVTDIPLKSMPVPAAWLGALGFAMFFYFEVCAFCCMACGMASLMGVELCYSLPVTIQSKSFRGLCRHANPSLYHWSRKYIYRKIKRDDNGFSEFLAIMFSVMLAVLWYGVSMRSVMFGAALIVVLCFEKILECPLKKTARLCQIHFIVVPDTGHNPFYGFLRAC